One Cryobacterium roopkundense genomic region harbors:
- a CDS encoding globin: MTNDAAGVHLRDGENGAAVIRTFYDEVGGRVFFEKLVHEFYRGVATDPVLKPMYPEEDLGPAEHRLVMFLEQFWGGPGTYSEQRGHPRLRQRHQPFKVNPDARDRWLGHMRVAVDLAELPPLQRETLWDYLERAAHAMVNTFDE, from the coding sequence ATGACTAACGACGCAGCAGGAGTTCACCTCCGCGACGGCGAGAACGGCGCCGCGGTCATCCGGACGTTCTATGACGAGGTCGGGGGGCGGGTCTTTTTCGAGAAGCTCGTTCACGAGTTCTATCGGGGCGTCGCCACCGACCCCGTGCTCAAGCCAATGTACCCGGAAGAAGACCTTGGCCCGGCCGAGCATCGCCTGGTGATGTTCCTGGAGCAGTTCTGGGGCGGCCCCGGCACGTACAGCGAACAGCGCGGCCACCCGCGACTGCGGCAGCGCCACCAGCCCTTCAAGGTGAACCCGGATGCACGCGACCGCTGGCTCGGCCACATGCGCGTGGCCGTAGACCTCGCGGAGCTGCCACCGCTGCAGCGTGAGACACTCTGGGACTACCTCGAGCGGGCCGCCCACGCAATGGTCAACACCTTCGACGAGTAG
- a CDS encoding flavin monoamine oxidase family protein, whose translation MTKIERDVVIIGAGASGLTAASDLVAAGLTVAVLEARDRVGGRLWTDDVDGAMLEIGGQWVSPDQTALKDTLAQLGLATYPRYREGKSIYVNKAGAVTRFEGEIFPVPAATELAIVTLIEKLDVLVAEMDPDRPWEHPRAAELDAVSFSAWLEAETDDQEARDNIGMFIAGAMLTKPAHAFSTLQALHMAASAGSFSNLVDADFILDERVVGGLQQVPLLLAERLGADVHLGQPVRSIRSNDEGVVAVTDDLEVHARFVIVAVPPVLISRISFDPPLPRRQHQLHQHLSMGFVIKVHAVYETPFWRADGLSGTAFSPYELVHEAYDNTNFEDPRGTLVGFVSDENADGVFALTAQERKTRILESLSHYYGEQAMNPVVYYESDWGTEEWTRGAYAASFDLGGLARYGADLRTPVGPISFACSDMAGKGFQHVDGAIRVGQETAAVIVAQTAPLT comes from the coding sequence ATGACAAAGATCGAACGCGACGTCGTCATCATCGGTGCCGGCGCATCCGGACTCACCGCAGCGAGTGACCTCGTGGCCGCCGGGCTCACAGTGGCCGTGCTTGAAGCCCGCGATCGGGTCGGCGGCCGCCTGTGGACCGACGACGTTGACGGTGCCATGCTCGAGATCGGCGGCCAGTGGGTGTCGCCGGACCAGACCGCGCTCAAGGACACGCTGGCGCAACTCGGGCTCGCAACCTACCCGCGGTACCGCGAGGGGAAGAGCATCTATGTGAACAAAGCCGGGGCCGTGACACGCTTCGAAGGCGAAATCTTTCCGGTGCCCGCAGCGACGGAGCTGGCCATCGTGACGCTCATCGAAAAGCTCGACGTTCTCGTGGCGGAGATGGACCCCGACCGTCCGTGGGAGCACCCGCGCGCGGCCGAGCTGGACGCAGTGTCGTTCAGCGCCTGGCTCGAAGCCGAGACAGACGATCAGGAGGCCCGCGACAACATCGGCATGTTCATCGCCGGTGCCATGCTCACCAAGCCTGCGCACGCCTTCTCCACCCTGCAAGCGCTGCACATGGCCGCAAGCGCCGGGTCGTTCAGTAACCTCGTCGACGCCGATTTCATCCTCGACGAACGCGTGGTCGGCGGCCTGCAGCAGGTGCCGCTACTTCTCGCCGAGCGGCTCGGGGCGGATGTGCACCTCGGGCAGCCGGTGCGCAGCATCCGATCGAACGATGAGGGCGTCGTGGCCGTGACCGACGACCTTGAGGTGCATGCCCGGTTCGTTATCGTGGCGGTTCCGCCCGTGCTGATCAGCCGGATCAGCTTCGACCCGCCCCTGCCGCGCCGTCAGCACCAACTGCACCAGCACCTGTCGATGGGTTTCGTCATCAAGGTGCACGCCGTCTACGAGACGCCGTTTTGGCGCGCTGACGGCCTCTCCGGCACCGCATTCAGCCCGTACGAGCTGGTGCACGAGGCCTACGACAACACCAACTTCGAAGACCCCAGGGGAACTCTGGTCGGCTTCGTGTCTGACGAAAACGCCGACGGTGTCTTCGCCCTCACAGCCCAGGAGCGCAAGACGCGCATTCTCGAGTCACTTTCTCATTACTACGGGGAGCAGGCAATGAACCCCGTCGTGTATTACGAGAGCGACTGGGGCACCGAGGAATGGACCAGGGGCGCCTACGCTGCGAGCTTCGACCTCGGCGGCCTCGCGCGTTACGGCGCCGACCTGCGCACTCCCGTCGGGCCGATCTCCTTCGCGTGCAGCGACATGGCGGGAAAGGGCTTCCAACACGTCGATGGAGCCATCCGCGTGGGCCAGGAGACCGCCGCCGTCATCGTGGCGCAGACGGCGCCGCTGACCTAG